A single genomic interval of Brevundimonas diminuta harbors:
- the hemN gene encoding oxygen-independent coproporphyrinogen III oxidase, translating to MSPSSPSRAAVRDLIARYDAHAPRYTSYPTAAQFTPAVGPGEWADWLERLPSDRPVSLYLHLPFCKRLCWYCGCNTRAVNRAGVISSYVDLLLREADLVLARIGRPVRVGSIHLGGGTPNMLSPDDLERLFAGLSARFDLGDCFEIAAELDPEVLTQEWVEAAGHIGLSRASLGVQDLSPRVQAAVNRPERFETIRWAAEALRAQGVTSLNLDLMYGLPLQAVENVITTLGQVTTLRPERIALFGYAHVPWMKPHQRLINDADLPDAEARFAQSQAAGRYLVGKGWQAIGLDHFALPHDGLAAADRAGRLYRNFQGYTTDAAKVLIGLGASSISRTPRGYVQNHAQERDWRRAVEAGDLPVARGVTLTERDMFVSQIIERLMCDFVVDLAPIVRRRGRDLSDVAGAWSLLERFVDDGLVRIDGTVVAVTDLGRPFVRAVCAAFDPNAAALQQRHARVV from the coding sequence ATGTCCCCCTCTAGCCCCTCGCGCGCGGCCGTTCGCGACCTGATCGCGCGCTATGACGCCCATGCGCCGCGCTATACCTCCTATCCGACAGCGGCCCAGTTCACGCCCGCCGTCGGACCCGGCGAATGGGCCGACTGGCTGGAGCGCCTGCCCTCCGATCGGCCGGTCTCGCTGTATCTTCACCTGCCGTTCTGCAAGCGGCTGTGCTGGTACTGCGGCTGCAACACCCGGGCGGTGAACCGGGCGGGCGTCATTTCCAGCTATGTCGATCTGCTGTTGCGTGAGGCGGATTTGGTCCTGGCCCGGATCGGCCGGCCGGTCCGTGTCGGCTCGATCCATCTGGGCGGCGGCACCCCGAACATGCTGTCGCCGGACGATCTGGAGCGACTGTTCGCCGGTCTGTCCGCGAGGTTCGACCTGGGCGACTGTTTCGAGATCGCCGCCGAGTTGGACCCCGAAGTCCTGACGCAGGAGTGGGTCGAGGCGGCGGGCCACATCGGCCTGAGCCGCGCCAGTCTGGGGGTGCAAGACCTGTCGCCGCGCGTGCAGGCGGCGGTCAACCGGCCCGAACGTTTCGAGACCATCCGCTGGGCGGCCGAAGCCTTGCGGGCGCAGGGCGTGACCTCCCTCAACCTGGATCTGATGTACGGCCTGCCGCTTCAAGCCGTCGAGAACGTCATCACCACCCTCGGCCAGGTCACGACGCTGAGGCCGGAACGGATCGCCCTGTTCGGCTATGCCCACGTGCCGTGGATGAAGCCGCATCAGCGGTTGATCAACGACGCCGATCTGCCGGACGCGGAAGCGCGCTTCGCCCAGAGCCAGGCGGCGGGGCGCTATCTGGTCGGCAAGGGATGGCAGGCGATCGGACTGGATCATTTCGCCCTGCCGCATGACGGGCTGGCCGCAGCGGACCGGGCTGGACGGCTGTATCGCAACTTCCAGGGCTACACCACTGACGCCGCAAAGGTGCTGATCGGCCTGGGCGCCTCGTCGATCAGCCGCACGCCCAGGGGCTATGTTCAGAACCACGCGCAGGAACGCGACTGGCGCCGCGCTGTCGAGGCCGGCGACCTGCCGGTCGCCCGAGGTGTCACCCTGACCGAACGCGACATGTTCGTCAGCCAGATTATCGAGCGGCTGATGTGCGATTTCGTCGTCGATCTTGCACCCATCGTTCGACGTCGCGGTCGAGACCTGTCGGACGTCGCCGGCGCCTGGTCCCTGTTGGAGCGCTTCGTCGACGACGGTCTGGTGCGGATCGACGGGACGGTGGTGGCGGTGACCGACCTGGGCCGCCCCTTCGTCAGGGCGGTTTGCGCCGCCTTCGATCCCAATGCGGCGGCTCTTCAGCAAAGGCATGCGCGGGTGGTGTGA
- the cydX gene encoding cytochrome bd-I oxidase subunit CydX codes for MWYFSWILGLGLAVGFGVLNGLWHEFHLFDEGDAGLSTPDASKEGDVPL; via the coding sequence ATGTGGTATTTTTCCTGGATCTTGGGGCTTGGCCTGGCCGTCGGGTTCGGCGTGCTGAACGGCCTGTGGCACGAGTTCCATCTCTTTGACGAAGGCGACGCCGGCCTGTCCACGCCCGACGCATCGAAAGAGGGCGATGTCCCCCTCTAG
- the cydB gene encoding cytochrome d ubiquinol oxidase subunit II, whose translation MDLPLDFATLRMIWWGLLGVLLIAFALTDGFDLGVGALLPFVAKTDEERRMVINTVGATWEGNQVWFILGGGAIFAAWPFVYAVSFSGFYLAMFLVLSALILRPVSFKYRSKRASPRWRSFWDWCLFIGGFVPALVFGVAVGNVLLGAPFHLDGDLRSFYDGTLLGLFTPFSLIAGLLSAAMLVLHGAAWLSVKAEAGPVMERARLFGTVAAVLALILFAVGGLYVAYGGLGYRITGALDVNGFSNPLRTTVQAAPGAWLDNYGRYPWMLIAPVLGFVGALVGLIGMWRRSAPLAFGGSSLSAVGIISTVGLSMFPFILPSSVNPQSSLTVWNASSSHLTLFIMLICTLIFLPLVLLYTAWVYRVLWGRTSTAALKTNPELY comes from the coding sequence ATGGATCTTCCCCTCGACTTCGCCACGCTTCGCATGATCTGGTGGGGGCTGCTGGGCGTGCTTCTGATCGCCTTCGCCCTGACCGACGGTTTCGACCTGGGCGTCGGCGCCCTTCTGCCCTTCGTCGCCAAGACCGACGAGGAGCGCCGCATGGTGATCAACACCGTCGGCGCCACCTGGGAAGGCAACCAGGTGTGGTTCATCCTGGGCGGCGGCGCCATCTTCGCCGCCTGGCCGTTCGTCTACGCCGTCAGCTTCTCGGGCTTCTACCTGGCCATGTTCCTGGTGCTGTCCGCGCTGATTCTGCGGCCGGTGTCGTTCAAATATCGCTCGAAGCGGGCGTCGCCGCGTTGGAGGTCGTTCTGGGACTGGTGCCTGTTCATCGGCGGCTTCGTCCCGGCCCTGGTGTTCGGGGTGGCGGTGGGCAACGTCCTGTTGGGCGCGCCCTTCCATCTGGATGGCGACCTGCGGTCCTTCTACGACGGCACGCTGCTCGGCCTGTTCACCCCTTTCAGCCTGATCGCCGGCCTGTTGTCGGCAGCCATGCTGGTGCTGCACGGCGCGGCCTGGCTGTCGGTCAAGGCCGAGGCCGGCCCTGTTATGGAGCGGGCGCGATTGTTCGGCACGGTCGCCGCTGTTCTGGCCCTGATCCTGTTCGCGGTCGGCGGACTGTACGTCGCTTACGGCGGCCTAGGCTACCGGATCACCGGCGCCCTGGACGTCAACGGCTTCTCCAATCCGCTGCGCACGACGGTCCAGGCCGCGCCCGGCGCCTGGCTGGACAACTACGGCCGCTATCCGTGGATGCTGATCGCACCCGTCCTTGGCTTTGTGGGCGCGCTGGTCGGCCTGATCGGGATGTGGCGGCGGTCCGCGCCTCTGGCGTTCGGAGGATCGTCACTGTCGGCGGTGGGCATCATCTCCACCGTTGGCTTGTCGATGTTCCCGTTCATCCTGCCCAGTTCGGTCAATCCGCAGTCCAGCCTGACAGTTTGGAACGCGTCATCCAGCCATCTGACCCTATTCATCATGCTGATTTGCACGCTGATCTTCCTGCCTCTGGTGCTGCTCTACACCGCCTGGGTCTATCGCGTGCTTTGGGGCCGGACCTCGACCGCCGCCCTTAAGACCAATCCCGAGCTGTACTGA
- a CDS encoding cytochrome ubiquinol oxidase subunit I: MDLAVVDLSRLQFALTALYHFLFVPLTLGLSFMLVIMESIYVMTRRPIWRTITRFWGVCFGINFVLGVATGITMEFQFGMNWSYYSHYVGDIFGAPLAIEGLMAFFLEATFVGLMFFGWNKLKPHAHLFVTFMVALGTNLSALWILIANGWMQNPVGAAFNPDTMRMEVTDFMAVVFNPVAQAKFVHTVSAGYVCASVFVLGVSAFYLLRGKHVGFAKRSMTVAAAFGLASSLSVVVLGDQSGYALTDNQKMKLAALEAMWRTEPAPAGLTLIGIPSMKDRETHYGVHVPWIMGLIATRTIDKPVEGIFELVATAEDRIESGVIAYDALEKVKANPADPVARGVFETHRRDLGYGLLLKRHVADPRLASPELIKQTAWETVPNVPALFWSFRIMAGVGMFMIAMFGTAFVLCTLRKHQTKWFLRLAVLAIPLPWIAIEFGWILAEFGRQPWAVEGVLPTFLGASSLTVPQLWATIVGFTLLYGALAVVEVRLMLFAIKKGPFHEQETFGEPSPEAPTERVPAPAVA; the protein is encoded by the coding sequence ATCGACCTCGCGGTCGTCGACCTGTCCCGGCTGCAGTTTGCGCTGACGGCCCTTTACCACTTCCTGTTCGTGCCCCTGACGCTGGGGCTGTCGTTCATGCTGGTCATCATGGAGTCGATCTATGTGATGACCCGCCGACCCATCTGGCGGACGATCACTCGGTTCTGGGGCGTCTGCTTCGGCATCAACTTCGTGCTGGGCGTCGCGACCGGCATCACCATGGAGTTCCAGTTCGGCATGAACTGGAGCTACTACAGCCACTATGTCGGCGACATCTTCGGCGCGCCGCTGGCCATCGAAGGGCTGATGGCCTTCTTCCTGGAGGCGACCTTCGTCGGACTGATGTTTTTCGGCTGGAACAAGCTGAAGCCGCACGCCCATCTGTTCGTCACCTTCATGGTCGCGCTGGGCACCAATCTGTCGGCTCTGTGGATCCTGATCGCCAACGGCTGGATGCAGAACCCGGTCGGCGCCGCCTTCAATCCCGACACCATGCGGATGGAGGTCACGGACTTCATGGCCGTGGTGTTCAACCCGGTGGCCCAGGCCAAGTTCGTCCACACCGTTTCGGCCGGCTATGTCTGCGCCTCGGTCTTCGTGCTGGGCGTCTCGGCCTTCTATCTGCTGCGCGGCAAGCACGTCGGCTTCGCCAAGCGATCGATGACGGTGGCGGCGGCCTTCGGCCTGGCCTCGTCCTTGTCGGTCGTCGTGCTGGGGGACCAGTCCGGCTACGCCCTGACCGATAACCAGAAAATGAAGCTGGCCGCGCTGGAGGCCATGTGGCGCACCGAACCCGCGCCGGCGGGTCTGACCCTGATCGGCATTCCGTCGATGAAGGATCGCGAGACCCATTACGGCGTCCACGTGCCGTGGATCATGGGGCTGATCGCCACCCGCACCATCGACAAGCCGGTCGAAGGCATCTTCGAACTGGTCGCCACGGCCGAGGACCGCATCGAATCCGGTGTCATCGCCTATGACGCGCTTGAGAAGGTCAAGGCGAACCCAGCCGATCCTGTCGCGCGGGGCGTGTTCGAGACCCATCGCCGCGACCTCGGTTATGGCCTGCTGCTGAAGCGCCACGTCGCCGATCCGCGCCTGGCCTCGCCCGAACTGATCAAGCAGACGGCGTGGGAGACGGTGCCGAACGTGCCGGCCCTGTTCTGGAGTTTCCGCATCATGGCGGGCGTCGGGATGTTCATGATCGCCATGTTCGGCACGGCCTTCGTGCTGTGCACTCTGCGCAAGCATCAGACGAAGTGGTTCCTGCGCCTGGCCGTCCTGGCTATTCCGCTGCCGTGGATCGCCATCGAGTTCGGGTGGATCCTGGCCGAGTTCGGTCGCCAGCCCTGGGCGGTGGAGGGCGTGCTGCCCACCTTCCTGGGCGCCTCGTCCCTGACCGTGCCGCAGCTGTGGGCCACGATCGTCGGCTTCACCCTGCTGTATGGCGCCTTGGCGGTGGTCGAGGTGCGACTGATGCTGTTCGCCATCAAGAAGGGGCCGTTCCACGAACAGGAGACGTTCGGCGAACCCAGCCCCGAAGCGCCGACCGAGCGCGTTCCCGCGCCCGCCGTGGCCTGA
- the cydD gene encoding thiol reductant ABC exporter subunit CydD, with protein MSAVPIVPVSAAAWLNQIGRPWRRLALLTGVLTIADVAPAIGFAAGLALTISSLTVSPAAAASWLALAVFSLIARGLIGQAAVIVGAKLGRAVKTDVRGRLLSDLFGRGRRSSVQMTALVEGVGALDGYYSRFAPLRLAAGVSPLLVIAAAAIASPVSAGILLFTLFPFIVGMALAGTAAAGESRRQFQALERLSGLFIDRIRTLPAILAFDAVGRTTVQIAQVSDELERRTARVMRIAFLSSGVLEFFSALSVALIAVYCGFNLLRLLPFPVPETMDLSRAFFVLALAPEVYAPLRRLAAAYHDRQAAEAAAPSLITPDRRPAQHAPLGDLAPAIHFRNVAIAYEGSAPIIDGFDLDISAGQIVAVTGASGAGKSSLLHLLLGLAPLTRGEVEVGGARLSQCGDIAGRVAWASQHPIVTPGTLAENIALADRTACPGRIALAARTAGLSGDLDRLIDERGGGLSGGERRRLGLARAILKRAPLLVLDEPTANLDPVSERAMLDVIRQAARGRTTLIATHAPAVAALADRVVTL; from the coding sequence ATGAGCGCCGTGCCAATCGTCCCTGTCTCTGCGGCCGCCTGGCTAAATCAGATCGGTCGTCCATGGAGGCGACTGGCTCTGCTGACCGGCGTCCTGACCATTGCAGACGTCGCGCCTGCGATCGGCTTCGCGGCGGGGCTGGCTTTGACGATCTCAAGCCTGACCGTATCTCCGGCCGCCGCCGCGTCGTGGCTGGCCCTGGCTGTGTTCAGTCTGATCGCGCGCGGCCTGATCGGCCAGGCCGCCGTGATCGTCGGCGCGAAGCTGGGTCGGGCGGTAAAGACCGACGTCCGAGGCCGCCTGCTGTCAGACCTGTTCGGGCGAGGACGGCGATCCAGCGTGCAGATGACGGCCTTGGTCGAAGGGGTCGGCGCGCTGGACGGCTACTATTCGCGATTTGCACCTTTGCGCCTCGCCGCAGGCGTTTCGCCGCTGCTGGTCATAGCCGCCGCCGCGATCGCCAGCCCGGTGTCGGCGGGCATCCTGCTGTTCACCCTCTTCCCCTTCATCGTCGGCATGGCCCTGGCGGGCACGGCTGCGGCGGGCGAAAGCCGTCGTCAGTTTCAGGCGCTTGAGCGGCTGTCCGGCCTGTTCATCGACCGTATCCGCACCCTGCCCGCCATTCTCGCCTTCGACGCCGTGGGCCGCACCACCGTCCAGATCGCCCAGGTCTCGGACGAGCTGGAGCGCCGCACCGCCCGCGTCATGCGCATCGCTTTCCTGTCGTCGGGCGTGCTGGAGTTCTTCTCGGCCCTGTCGGTCGCGCTGATCGCCGTCTATTGCGGCTTCAACCTGTTGCGGCTGCTGCCCTTCCCGGTTCCCGAGACCATGGACCTGTCGCGCGCCTTCTTCGTTCTAGCCCTGGCGCCCGAAGTCTATGCGCCGCTGCGCCGTCTGGCGGCCGCCTATCATGATCGCCAGGCCGCTGAGGCCGCAGCGCCATCCCTGATCACGCCAGACCGGCGCCCGGCCCAGCACGCCCCTCTCGGCGACCTTGCGCCCGCCATCCATTTCCGCAACGTCGCCATCGCCTATGAAGGCTCGGCGCCGATCATCGATGGGTTTGACCTCGACATTTCGGCGGGTCAGATCGTGGCGGTGACGGGTGCCAGCGGCGCGGGCAAGTCCAGTCTTCTGCATCTCCTGCTCGGCCTCGCGCCCCTGACGCGAGGTGAGGTCGAGGTGGGCGGCGCGCGGCTCAGCCAATGCGGCGACATCGCCGGACGCGTCGCCTGGGCCAGCCAACACCCGATCGTGACGCCTGGAACCCTGGCCGAGAACATCGCCCTCGCGGATCGCACGGCCTGCCCCGGTCGCATCGCCCTGGCGGCGCGCACGGCGGGCCTGTCCGGCGATCTGGATCGCCTCATCGACGAGCGCGGCGGCGGACTGTCGGGCGGCGAGCGCCGTCGACTGGGCCTGGCCCGCGCCATCTTGAAGCGGGCGCCGCTTTTGGTGCTGGACGAACCGACCGCCAATCTGGACCCGGTCTCCGAACGCGCCATGCTCGACGTCATCCGTCAGGCCGCGCGAGGGCGCACCACCCTGATCGCCACCCACGCCCCAGCCGTCGCCGCGCTGGCCGATCGCGTGGTGACGCTATGA
- a CDS encoding amino acid ABC transporter ATP-binding/permease protein, which translates to MSVPSRITGLIAAQTQAQRARLRLAEAAGAVVSVAAVCLLGLSGWFITGGAFAGLAGAAAAQSFNYMMPSAIIRLLAILRTGGRYVERVAGHEAALKALARLRPQVFDAIATGPAERALNLSSGEVSARLVQDVDAVQTLFVRRSAPWSLGAGAVSAILLASLASPFAGAALLGAMVAAVGGGVLIARRLADPAGRAVQTGAGALKDRFAALEAASPELKAYGLDDWACAQVAQVAADHDTAQIALTRSGGWMAVWQAAASALAVGVVIPAASSADLPLIALAALAAVMGVESVGGLVVALHQNGAAAQALSRLDAAMPTAPARDGQSASGMTPDLSGVGSELTPPCRLGVFGPSGAGKTTLIERLIGLRTPQAGEMRLGGIDALDIAPQDRRRLFAYAAQDVRLLNGSVRQNLLLAGPADDAALWAALDDAALGERLRAEPLGLDAPVGPNGERLSGGERRRLGLARAYLRDAPWLVLDEPTEGLDAATEAEILGRLQNRLVARGQGLILVSHRASPMALCDRSIRVEGLGSDGHLRLTCLPDDLAA; encoded by the coding sequence ATGAGCGTCCCGTCGCGCATCACCGGCCTGATCGCCGCGCAAACTCAGGCCCAGCGCGCCCGCCTGCGGCTCGCGGAGGCGGCGGGCGCTGTCGTCTCGGTGGCGGCCGTCTGCCTATTGGGGCTATCGGGCTGGTTCATCACGGGCGGGGCCTTTGCGGGCCTGGCGGGCGCGGCGGCCGCCCAGAGCTTCAACTATATGATGCCCAGCGCCATTATCCGCCTGCTGGCCATCCTTCGCACTGGCGGGCGCTATGTCGAGCGCGTCGCGGGCCACGAGGCCGCCTTGAAGGCGCTCGCCCGCCTGCGCCCGCAGGTGTTCGACGCCATCGCCACAGGCCCGGCCGAGCGCGCCTTGAACCTTTCGTCCGGCGAGGTCTCCGCCCGCTTGGTTCAGGACGTGGATGCGGTTCAGACCCTCTTCGTGCGCCGCTCGGCGCCCTGGAGCCTGGGCGCCGGCGCCGTGTCCGCCATTCTGCTGGCCAGCCTCGCCTCCCCTTTCGCCGGCGCGGCCCTGCTCGGCGCCATGGTCGCAGCCGTCGGTGGCGGCGTTCTGATCGCTCGCCGCCTCGCCGATCCTGCCGGCCGAGCGGTGCAGACTGGCGCCGGCGCGCTGAAGGATCGCTTCGCCGCGCTGGAGGCCGCCTCGCCGGAGCTCAAGGCCTACGGTCTGGATGACTGGGCGTGCGCGCAGGTCGCGCAGGTCGCCGCCGATCACGACACCGCGCAGATCGCCCTGACCCGCTCGGGCGGCTGGATGGCCGTGTGGCAGGCGGCGGCCAGCGCCCTCGCGGTCGGCGTCGTCATTCCCGCCGCATCTTCCGCCGACCTGCCGCTGATCGCGCTCGCAGCCCTGGCGGCGGTGATGGGCGTCGAATCCGTCGGCGGGCTGGTCGTGGCCCTGCACCAGAACGGCGCCGCCGCCCAGGCCCTGTCTCGCCTGGACGCCGCCATGCCCACGGCGCCCGCCCGTGACGGCCAATCGGCCAGCGGCATGACGCCTGACCTCTCAGGCGTCGGTTCCGAGCTGACGCCGCCCTGCCGCCTCGGCGTCTTCGGTCCCTCCGGCGCGGGCAAGACGACGCTGATCGAACGCCTGATCGGGCTGCGGACGCCCCAGGCCGGCGAGATGCGGCTCGGCGGAATAGACGCCCTCGACATCGCACCGCAGGATCGGCGCCGGCTGTTCGCCTATGCGGCGCAGGATGTCCGTCTGCTGAACGGATCCGTGCGCCAGAACCTGTTGCTTGCAGGACCTGCCGACGATGCGGCCCTCTGGGCGGCGCTGGACGACGCCGCGCTGGGCGAACGGCTCCGCGCCGAACCGCTGGGTCTGGACGCCCCCGTCGGACCGAACGGAGAGCGGCTATCCGGCGGAGAACGACGGCGTCTCGGCCTGGCGCGCGCCTATCTGCGCGATGCACCCTGGCTGGTGCTTGACGAACCGACGGAAGGCCTGGACGCCGCGACGGAGGCCGAAATCCTGGGCCGCCTTCAGAACCGCCTGGTCGCGCGGGGGCAAGGCCTGATCTTGGTCAGCCACCGGGCGTCGCCGATGGCGCTCTGCGACCGCTCCATCCGGGTCGAAGGGCTGGGCAGCGACGGACATCTTCGTCTGACCTGCCTTCCGGATGATTTGGCCGCCTAG
- a CDS encoding helix-turn-helix domain-containing protein has protein sequence MDSIAERVTLAGGDVLANEAEPVVNVFNITSGAVRIYKLLNDGRRQITGFLFAGDFIGLTAGTTYAFSAEAIEDTTVCRFRASEYRALARERPSLEAALLSRAMYELTVAQDQMLLLGRKTARERVASFLVTMLSRDPLRPAGDNAVRLPMTRSEIADYLGLTIETVSRELTKLKTSGVIHAVSLHDLRIERPDRLKDMANGAS, from the coding sequence TTGGATTCAATCGCAGAACGCGTGACGCTGGCGGGCGGCGACGTCCTGGCCAATGAGGCCGAACCGGTCGTGAACGTTTTCAACATCACATCGGGCGCGGTCCGGATTTACAAGCTGCTGAACGATGGTCGCCGCCAGATCACCGGTTTCCTGTTCGCCGGGGATTTCATTGGACTGACGGCGGGGACGACCTACGCCTTCTCTGCTGAGGCGATTGAGGACACGACCGTCTGTCGCTTCCGGGCCTCGGAATATCGCGCCCTGGCGCGAGAGCGGCCCAGTCTGGAAGCGGCCCTGCTGAGCCGGGCGATGTATGAGCTGACGGTGGCGCAGGATCAAATGCTGCTGCTTGGTCGCAAGACCGCGCGTGAACGCGTGGCCAGCTTTCTGGTGACCATGCTTTCGCGCGATCCCTTACGCCCCGCTGGCGACAACGCCGTGCGACTGCCGATGACCCGATCCGAGATCGCGGACTATCTCGGACTGACGATCGAGACCGTCAGTCGCGAGCTGACCAAGTTGAAGACCAGCGGCGTCATCCATGCCGTCTCTCTGCACGACTTGCGGATCGAGCGCCCTGACCGCCTGAAAGACATGGCGAACGGCGCATCCTAG
- a CDS encoding SOS response-associated peptidase, with protein sequence MCNLYRQRSGPQAILDAANAMRSTVGNLAPGDVYPDYPAPIVRWEGAERILASARWGMPSSQKMIFDNATKRADKLRAKGGEVDFQKILEFEPDSGTTNVRNTSSGHWRPHLSPASRCLVPFTAFSEPGRDAAGKYQPVWFKLAGDEPKPLAFFAGIHLQAHMSVRRIKTGMETIDVFAFLTTEPNAEVGAVHPKAMPVILTQSDEIEAWMTAPWETAKALQRPLPDGALSVIDS encoded by the coding sequence ATGTGCAACCTGTACCGCCAGCGCTCCGGCCCCCAGGCCATACTGGACGCGGCTAATGCCATGCGGTCGACCGTCGGAAACCTCGCGCCAGGCGACGTCTATCCCGACTATCCCGCGCCGATCGTGCGCTGGGAGGGCGCAGAGCGCATTCTGGCTTCGGCGCGCTGGGGCATGCCGTCATCCCAGAAGATGATCTTTGACAATGCAACGAAGCGCGCCGACAAGCTGCGCGCAAAAGGCGGCGAGGTCGATTTTCAGAAGATTCTCGAGTTCGAACCCGACAGCGGCACGACCAACGTCCGCAACACCAGTTCCGGCCATTGGCGCCCACATCTGTCGCCGGCATCTCGATGCCTGGTGCCTTTCACAGCCTTCAGCGAACCGGGCCGTGACGCGGCCGGAAAATACCAACCCGTCTGGTTCAAGCTTGCGGGAGACGAACCCAAGCCACTCGCCTTCTTCGCCGGCATCCACCTCCAAGCCCACATGAGCGTCCGCAGGATCAAGACCGGCATGGAGACGATCGATGTCTTCGCCTTTCTGACGACCGAGCCTAACGCCGAGGTCGGCGCGGTTCACCCCAAGGCCATGCCGGTGATCCTGACGCAGTCCGACGAGATCGAGGCCTGGATGACAGCACCGTGGGAAACGGCCAAGGCGCTTCAGCGACCGCTGCCCGACGGCGCTCTGTCAGTTATCGACTCCTGA
- a CDS encoding DUF1810 domain-containing protein: MTTALDRFVVAQDPVFETAMAELAAGRKTSHWMWFVFPQARSLGRSSTAAFYGIGSLAEAHAYLLHPVLGARLIRAAQSATTAPATSLHQLFGSPDDLKFRSSMTLFAAVAADPSVFDAALARWGLSPDPLTAELVASAMKGPDRL; the protein is encoded by the coding sequence ATGACAACAGCACTCGACCGTTTCGTCGTGGCTCAAGATCCTGTGTTCGAGACGGCGATGGCCGAGCTGGCGGCGGGTCGCAAGACAAGCCACTGGATGTGGTTCGTCTTCCCCCAGGCCCGGTCGCTGGGACGGTCTTCGACAGCCGCCTTCTATGGGATCGGATCGCTCGCGGAGGCGCACGCCTATCTGCTGCATCCCGTTTTAGGGGCGCGTCTCATCCGCGCCGCCCAGAGCGCGACCACGGCGCCGGCAACCTCATTGCATCAGCTGTTCGGATCGCCCGACGATCTCAAATTCCGATCATCGATGACGCTATTCGCCGCCGTGGCGGCCGATCCGAGCGTGTTCGACGCGGCGCTCGCACGCTGGGGCCTTTCGCCTGATCCGTTGACCGCAGAACTTGTGGCGAGCGCGATGAAGGGACCGGACCGTCTTTAG
- a CDS encoding ImuA family protein gives MSAASPSFQALRAEIAHIEAGRRPPGGVLPFGLAALDRRLPAGGLALGALHEVAGGGDGAIHGAVAALFAAGVAARTHGPVLWCVTRPDLFAPALEQAGLSSNRVIYVEAGDEAGLLAAFEDGLRHGGFGAVVGEVARLSMTASRRLQLVAEDTGSLGLAVRRWRRQAEAADFGQPTAAATRWRVTALPSAPLPVPGVGRPRWFVELIRCRAGACADFELEACDETGRLALPPHLADRPAATPAWTRRAVA, from the coding sequence ATGTCCGCCGCCTCCCCATCCTTCCAGGCGCTCCGCGCGGAGATCGCACACATTGAGGCGGGTCGACGTCCGCCTGGCGGCGTGCTGCCGTTTGGCCTGGCCGCGCTAGATCGCCGGCTGCCCGCCGGCGGCTTGGCGCTCGGCGCGCTGCATGAGGTGGCTGGCGGCGGCGACGGGGCCATTCACGGGGCCGTTGCCGCCTTGTTTGCGGCCGGTGTGGCAGCGCGCACCCACGGGCCGGTGCTCTGGTGTGTGACCCGCCCGGACCTGTTCGCGCCGGCGCTGGAGCAGGCGGGGCTGTCTTCGAACCGAGTCATCTATGTGGAGGCCGGCGACGAGGCCGGATTGCTGGCCGCCTTCGAGGACGGCCTGCGTCACGGCGGCTTCGGCGCGGTCGTCGGCGAAGTGGCCCGCCTGTCCATGACGGCGTCCCGGCGGCTGCAGCTGGTCGCCGAGGACACCGGCTCTCTTGGTCTAGCCGTGCGACGATGGCGTCGTCAGGCCGAGGCGGCGGACTTCGGCCAGCCCACCGCCGCCGCCACCCGCTGGCGGGTCACCGCCCTGCCCTCCGCCCCCCTGCCCGTGCCCGGCGTCGGCCGCCCGCGCTGGTTTGTCGAACTGATCCGCTGCCGCGCCGGAGCCTGCGCGGATTTCGAACTGGAAGCCTGCGATGAGACGGGTCGTCTCGCTCTACCTCCCCACCTGGCCGACCGACCGGCTGCGACGCCGGCTTGGACCCGACGCGCCGTCGCCTGA